A genome region from Carya illinoinensis cultivar Pawnee chromosome 2, C.illinoinensisPawnee_v1, whole genome shotgun sequence includes the following:
- the LOC122300909 gene encoding exportin-T-like isoform X5 gives MDDLEKAILILFDVSGSLDDELKKKAKDYCDDIKEKPSICSICIKKLCFSSLLEVQFWCLQTLQDVIRIRYASVSQDEKFFIRKSVFSIACSEPIDDKNVARLLESPAYIKNKFAQVLVTLIYFEYPLIWSSVFFDFLSHLSKGAVVIDMFCRILNVLDDELISLDYTRSSEEMVAAGRIKDAMRQQCVPQIVRVWYDIVSLYRNSDQELCTSVLESMRRYISWIDIGLIVNDAFIPLLFDLILVSEHLRGAAAACLLAVVSKRMEPQSKFLLLQSLQISRVFGLIADDGDSDFISSISGLLSGYAAEVLECFKRLNSAEEKGISMELLNEVLPSVFYVMQNCEVDAPFSIVQFLSAYVGTMKSLSPLSEKQLHNVGRILEVIHTHIRYDPTYRNNLDVLDKIGKEEEDRMAEFRRDILVLLRSVSRVAPDVTQIFIRNSIVSAVASPPDRNVEEVEAALYLFYALGESISDESIRTGSGLLSELVPTIISTRFPCHSNRLVALVYLEAVTRYMKFVQENAKYIPIVLAAYLDERGIHHPKIDVSLRASYLFMRVVKLLKMKLVPFIETILQSLQDTVARFTSMDYASKDLLGSEDGSHIFEAIGLLIGMEDVPLEKQSDYLTTLLTPLCQQVDELLKNAKLLSPEEAPEKIAIIQQIIMAINSLSKGFSERLVTASRPAIGLMFKQTLDILLQVLVVFPKIEPLRNKVMSFIHRMVETLGASVFPYLPKALEQLLAETEPKEMVSFLLLLNQLICKFNTLFHDILEEVFPAIAGMIFNVVPRDAFPSGPGTNTEEIRELQELQRTLYTFLHVIATHNLSSIFLSPKSRGYLDSIMQLLLYTSCNHRDNLVRKASW, from the exons ATGGATGATTTAGAGAAGGCTATACTTATATTGTTTGATGTATCGGGTAGTCTTGATgatgaattaaaaaagaaggcCAAGGATTATTGTGACGACATCAAGGAAAAACCTTCGATTTGTagtatttgtattaaaaaattatgcttttcgAGCCTACTTGAGGTCCAATTTTGGTGTTTACAGACTCTTCAAGACGTTATTAGGATCCGCTATGCATCAGTGAGTCAAGATGAGAAGTTTTTCATCAGGAAATCAGTATTTTCTATAGCATGTTCGGAGCCTATCGATGATAAGAATGTTGCCAGGCTATTAGAGAGTCCTGCATATATAAAGAACAAGTTTGCTCAGGTTTTGGttactttgatttattttgagtaCCCGTTAATTTGGTCCTCCgtgttttttgattttttatctcatctgagCAAAGGGGCTGTGGTAATCGATATGTTTTGTCGGATTTTGAATGTTTTGGATGATGAATTGATTAGTTTGGACTATACACGAAGTtctgaagagatggtggctgcaGGGCGGATTAAGGATGCAATGAGGCAGCAGTGTGTGCCACAGATAGTGAGAGTGTGGTATGACATTGTGTCATTGTATAGGAATTCTGATCAGGAACTCTGCACTAGTGTATTAGAGTCGATGAGGAGGTATATTTCTTGGATCGATATTGGTTTGATTGTGAATGATGCATTTATCCCACTATTGTTTGACTTAATTTTAGTGTCAGAACATCTCCGTGGTGCTGCGGCTGCGTGTTTGTTGGCAGTGGTTTCTAAGCGGATGGAACCACAATCAAAATTTTTGCTGTTGCAGAGTCTTCAAATAAGTCGCGTTTTTGGGTTGATTGCTGACGATGGTGATTCTGACTTCATTTCGAGCATATCTGGATTGCTTAGTGGGTATGCAGCAGAAGTTCTAGAATGCTTCAAACGGTTAAATTCTGCAGAAGAAAAAGGTATTTCAATGGAGCTTTTGAATGAAGTCCTGCCCTCAGTTTTCTATGTAATGCAGAACTGTGAGGTTGATGCACCATTTAGCATAGTGCAATTTCTTTCAGCTTATGTTGGCACAATGAAAAGCCTCTCTCCTTTGAGCGAGAAGCAGCTGCATAATGTTGGTCGGATATTAGAAGTGATCCATACCCATATTCGTTATGATCCTACGTACCGCAATAATCTTGATGTATTAGATAAAATTGGAAAGGAGGAGGAAGATAGGATGGCGGAGTTTAGGAGGGATATACTCGTGCTGCTTCGAAGCGTGAGTCGTGTGGCTCCTGATGTCACCCAGATATTTATCAGAAACTCAATAGTTAGTGCTGTTGCCTCGCCACCTGACAGGAATGTTGAAGAGGTGGAAGCTGCATTATATCTTTTTTATGCTCTAGGAGAGTCAATAAGTGACGAATCTATTCGAACTGGAAGTGGACTTTTGAGTGAGTTGGTGCCAACAATTATATCAACAAGGTTTCCTTGCCATTCTAATAGGCTAGTAGCACTCGTGTATCTTGAGGCAGTAACGCGATATATGAAGTTTGTTCAGGAGAATGCCAAATACATTCCTATCGTTTTGGCTGCCTATCTTGATGAAAGAGGTATACACCATCCAAAGATCGATGTGAGTCTACGGGCAAGTTATCTGTTCATGAGGGTTGTAAAATTGCTGAAAATGAAGCTTGTGCCTTTTATAGAGACAATTTTGCAG AGCCTCCAAGATACAGTTGCTCGATTTACAAGTATGGATTATGCATCAAAAGATCTTTTGGGATCTGAAGATGGTAGTCACATTTTTGAG GCAATTGGCTTATTGATTGGAATGGAAGATGTACCATTGGAAAAGCAATCCGATTATCTCACCACATTGCTCACTCCTCTTTGTCAACAG GTTGATGAATTGCTCAAGAATGCAAAATTATTGTCTCCTGAAGAGGCTCCTGAAAAAATTGCTATTATCCAGCAAATAATTATGGCAATAAACTCTCTCAGCAAG GGCTTCAGCGAGCGCCTTGTAACTGCCAGTCGCCCGGCAATTGGTCTCATGTTCAAGCAG ACACTGGATATTCTCCTCCAAGTTCTTGTTGTATTTCCAAAGATAGAACCTTTGCGGAATAAG GTCATGTCATTTATACACCGCATGGTGGAAACTTTAGGAGCATCTGTATTTCCATACCTCCCTAAGGCATTGGAGCAATTGCTTGCAGAAACTGAG CCAAAGGAGATGGTCAGTTTTCTTTTGTTACTCAATCAACTTATATGCAAGTTCAACACACTGTTCCATGACATATTGGAAGAAGTATTTCCTGCTATTGCTGGGATGATATTTAATGTTGTCCCAAGAGATGCATTTCCTTCAGGACCTGGAACCAATACTGAG
- the LOC122301890 gene encoding uncharacterized mitochondrial protein AtMg00810-like → MGLIQSLQKVFKMKDLGDLSYFLGIHVHRISTGLHLNQAKYIYNLLDRTNMLGAKPYSAPCVSGQKLSKLEGDPLPDPTIYRHIVGALQYYTLTRPDISYSVNQLCQFLHCPTTIHFTAAKRVLRYLKGTIDHGLFFQPRPLQLAAYCDSDWAGDPLDRRSTSGYGVFLGNCLISWQAKKQPVVSKSSIEAEYRAMAFATVELYWLRMLFKDLQCSIKSTPQLWCDNMGALALASNPIFHARTKHVEVDYHFIREKVLNKDIIPRYISTADQIADVFTKGLTSSIFLLLKDKLMVIESPISLTRDVKNIISVPTLNNISTEEHISKDDSYR, encoded by the coding sequence ATGGGGCTAATTCAAAGTTTGCAAAAAGTATTcaagatgaaggatttgggtgacTTGAGTTACTTTCTTGGCATTCATGTACACAGAATCTCTACAGGGTTGCATCTCAATCAAGCTAAATATATCTATAATCTGCTAGATCGTACCAATATGCTTGGTGCCAAGCCTTATTCAGCTCCTTGTGTTTCTGGACAGAAATTAAGCAAACTTGAGGGTGATCCTTTACCTGATCCCACCATTTACAGGCATATTGTTGGTGCCCTACAATACTACACCCTTACAAGGCCTGATATCTCATACTCTGTCAATCAACTATGTCAGTTTTTACATTGTCCTACAACTATTCATTTTACAGCAGCAAAAAGGgtactaagatatctaaaaggCACAATTGATCATGGCTTATTTTTCCAGCCAAGACCACTGCAATTGGCAGCATATTGTGATAGTGATTGGGCTGGAGATCCTCTAGATAGAAGATCAACTAGTGGCTATGGAGTGTTTCTAGGCAACTGTTTGATCTCATGGCAAGCAAAGAAACAACCAGTTGTATCTAAATCCAGCATAGAAGCAGAGTATAGAGCTATGGCTTTTGCAACAGTTGAGTTATATTGGTTAAGAATGCTTTTCAAAGACTTGCAGTGTTCAATTAAGTCTACTCCACAGTTGTGGTGTGATAATATGGGAGCATTAGCACTAGCTTCCAATCCTATTTTTCATGCTAGAACTAAACATGTGGAGGtggattatcattttattagagAAAAAGTGCTTAACAAAGATATCATACCTCGATACATATCCACTGCAGATCAGATAGCAGATGTCTTTACAAAGGGACTCACTTCTTCAATATTCTTGTTGCTCAAAGACAAACTAATGGTCATTGAATCTCCCATTAGTTTGACACGGGATGTTAAGAATATCATTTCAGTTCCAACTCTCAACAATATCTCAACAGAAGAACATATTTCAAAGGATGACAGCTATCGATAG
- the LOC122300910 gene encoding transcription initiation factor TFIID subunit 9-like isoform X1: MAQDLSCTVLSLHSSFVFQRFLSFIGLSLHSSHLNPTPRSTPPPPLADTGPTPFSKPFPSYSVKKVKEMAEGDEDLPRDAKIVKSLLKSMGVEAYEPRVIHRFLELWYRYVVDVLTDAQVYSEHAGKAAIDTGDVKLAIQSKVNFSFSQPPPREVLLELARNRNKIPLPGTIAGAGIPLPPEQDTLISPNYQLAIPKKQPSPTVEETEEDEELVDPNPSQEQRTDMPQHTPQRVSFPLMNRPK, from the exons ATGGCCCAAGACTTGTCCTGCACGGTTCTCTCCCTTCATTCTTCGTTTGTTTTTCAACGTTTCTTGTCCTTCATCGGTCTTTCCCTCCACTCTTCCCACCTAAACCCAACACCACGGTCCACACCTCCACCGCCTCTGGCCGACACCGGACCAACTCCCTTCAGCAAACCATTCCCTTCATACTCG GTGAAAAAAGTAAAGGAAATGGCTGAGGGAGATGAGGATTTGCCAAGGGATGCAAAGATTGTGAAGTCACTGCTGAAATCAATGGGTGTCGAGGCCTATGAACCCCGTGTTATACACCGATTTTTAGAACTGTGGTATCGATATGTTGTCGATGTTTTAACTGATGCACAGGTGTACTCAGAGCATGCTGGTAAGGCTGCCATAGACACTGGTGATGTCAAGCTTGCTATACAGTCAAAAGTCAATTTTAGCTTCTCTCAACCACCACCAAGAGAG GTCTTACTAGAGCTGGCTCGAAATCGGAACAAAATACCATTGCCGGGGACAATAGCTGGGGCTGGTATTCCTCTCCCACCTGAGCAGGATACGCTGATCAGCCCCAACTACCAACTTGCAATCCCAAAGAAGCAACCTTCCCCAACAGTTGAAGAAACCGAGGAGGATGAAGAGCTTGTTGATCCCAATCCCTCGCAAGAACAGAGGACAGATATGCCACAGCATACTCCTCAAAGGGTCTCCTTTCCCCTCATGAACCGCCCAAAATGA
- the LOC122300911 gene encoding probable GTP diphosphokinase RSH2, chloroplastic, giving the protein MAVPTIALYASPPSTVCSAPHPCQINAHASCDFELSSRPSSSASSSPSTPQKPGIGGLSCLFSSPSVRPSSSFSVGGCGEEFSSLWHDRGEELKELSSSYYHLPSKFVGSCLKKDLSPVSVFQGPVSCSSNVAGSVRSPTMSFQSGLFNGFERNALGSCVDYDSPSLELCSDGYNVGLAEELTFNIEVEGNSEPYVKELLLGAQSRHKIFYENFVIKAFYEAEKAHRGQMRASGDPYLQHCVETAVLLALIGANSTVVAAGLLHDTLDDSFMSYDYIFGMFGAGVADLVRGVSKLSHLSKLARDNNTASKTVEADRLHTMFLAMADARAVLIKLADRLHNMVTLDALPLAKQQRFAKETLEIFAPLANRLGISTWKERLENLCFKHLNPDQHQELSSKLVDTFDEAMVTSAIEKLKRALRGKAISYHDVSGRHKSLYSIYRKMLKKKLVMDEIHDIHGLRLIVDNVEDCYKALRVVHQLWTEVPGKFKDYINHPKINGYQSLHTVVMGEGLVPLEVQIRTMEMHLQAEFGFAAHWRYKEGDCKYSSFVLQMVEWARWVVTWQCETMSKDRSSIAYAESIRLPCTFPSHSDDCPYSYKPHCGQNGPVFVIMIENDKMSVHEFPANSTIMDLLERAGRGGLRWTPYGFPQKEELRPRLNNESVSDPTCKLEMGDMVELAPAIPNKSLTEYREEIQRMYDGRLTVSSTGLAPSSRVGSRS; this is encoded by the exons atggCGGTACCAACCATAGCTCTATACGCAAGCCCACCGAGCACCGTGTGCTCAGCACCGCACCCATGCCAGATCAACGCCCACGCGTCGTGCGATTTCGAATTGAGCTCTCGGCCTTCCTCTTCGGCATCATCTTCACCGTCCACTCCGCAAAAGCCCGGAATCGGCGGCCTCTCGTGCCTCTTTTCCTCGCCCTCGGTGCGACCTTCGTCGAGTTTTTCGGTTGGTGGCTGCGGTGAAGAATTTAGCTCTTTGTGGCACGACAGAGGCGAAGAATTGAAGGAACTGAGCAGCTCTTATTACCATTTGCCGAGTAAGTTCGTTGGGTCTTGTCTAAAGAAGGATTTGAGCCCAGTTTCGGTGTTTCAGGGCCCGGTTTCATGTAGTAGTAACGTCGCTGGATCCGTTAGAAGCCCCACGATGAGTTTCCAAAGTGGGTTGTTCAATGGCTTCGAGAGGAATGCTTTGGGTTCGTGCGTAGATTACGATTCACCCAGTCTCGAGCTTTGTAGCGATGGATATAACGTGGGTCTTGCGGAAGAATTGACTTTCAATATAGAGGTGGAGGGGAATTCTGAGCCGTATGTAAAGGAATTGTTATTGGGTGCCCAATCAAGGCACAAGATCttttatgagaattttgtgatcAAGGCTTTCTACGAAGCTGAGAAAGCACACAGGGGTCAG ATGCGTGCCAGCGGTGATCCGTACTTGCAGCATTGCGTAGAGACGGCGGTGCTGCTCGCGCTGATTGGCGCTAATTCAACGGTGGTTGCTGCAGGGCTTTTGCATGACACACTTGATGACTCTTTTATGAGCTATGACTATATTTTTGGGATGTTTGGAGCTGGGGTCGCAGATTTGGTCCGAGGG GTCTCCAAGCTAAGTCACTTGAGTAAGCTTGCGCGTGACAACAATACAGCAAGTAAAACAGTTGAGGCCGATCGCTTGCATACCATGTTCCTTGCCATGGCTGATGCCAGGGCTGTCCTCATTAAATTAGCAGATCGGTTGCATAATATGGTGACACTAGATGCATTGCCTCTAGCCAAACAACAGAGATTCGCAAAGGAGACGTTGGAGATTTTTGCACCCTTGGCAAACCGTTTAGGAATCTCTACATGGAAGGAGCGTTTAGAAAACCTATGTTTTAAACACCTTAACCCTGACCAACATCAAGAACTATCTTCTAAGCTTGTCGACACGTTTGATGAGGCCATGGTCACTTCTGCTATCGAGAAATTAAAACGAGCTCTTAGGGGTAAAGCTATTTCTTACCATGATGTATCTGGACGGCATAAGAGCTTGTATAGCATTTACCGCAAAATGTTGAA AAAGAAGCTAGTCATGGATGAGATTCATGACATTCATGGGTTACGGTTGATTGTTGACAATGTGGAAGACTGCTATAAAGCATTGAGAGTTGTTCACCAGTTATGGACTGAAGTACCTGGAAAGTTTAAGGACTACATAAATCATCCCAAGATTAATGG GTATCAGTCTCTGCACACGGTGGTGATGGGTGAAGGCCTGGTTCCACTTGAAGTTCAGATTCGGACGATGGAGATGCATTTGCAGGCTGAATTTGGCTTTGCGGCTCATTGGAGATACAAGGAAGGTGACTGCAAATATTCTTCATTTGTGCTTCAGATGGTTGAGTGGGCTCGATGGGTTGTCACTTGGCAGTGTGAGACAATGAGTAAAGACCGGTCATCCATTGCCTATGCTGAATCAATAAGGCTGCCCTGCACATTCCCTTCTCATTCTGATGATTGCCCGTATTCATACAAGCCACACTGTGGCCAGAATGGGCCTGTGTTTGTGATCATGATTGAGAATGATAAG ATGTCCGTACATGAGTTTCCTGCAAACTCGACGATAATGGATTTGCTGGAAAGAGCTGGACGAGGAGGCTTGAGATGGACACCGTATGGTTTCCCCCAGAAGGAAGAATTGAGGCCAAGGCTGAACAATGAGTCAGTGAGTGATCCGACATGCAAGTTGGAGATGGGGGATATGGTGGAGTTAGCTCCAGCCATCCCCAACAAGTCTTTGACAGAGTACAGGGAAGAGATTCAGCGAATGTATGATGGTCGGCTGACTGTGTCCAGCACTGGGCTTGCTCCTAGCAGTAGGGTTGGATCGAGAAGTTGA
- the LOC122300913 gene encoding growth-regulating factor 5-like, producing the protein MMNANARNRSPFTATQWQELELQALIFKYMVAGIPIPSDLLYSVKRSLDSSISSRLFLHHPISWECFDVGFGRKVDPEPGRCRRTDGKKWRCSKEAYPDSKYCERHMNRGRNRSRKPVEVSSTATTTTNVSPTVSSINRNLTINTTTTPTTSTFSVSPLSSSVSSETHPNQHPYHEATLYPFLYSHSSSSSRPPVSGLLPQSNITHQLFLDSRSYSQADKDYSFFHGAKEGVDEKAFFPEASGTSRSLPDSYQRSLTTDSYKGYSYTQFQSLTDSAKQQQEQHCFVLGTDFRSPGLVKTENNVEVQKPLHQFFGEWPPKNTDSWLDLASNSKLPTDD; encoded by the exons ATGATGAATGCAAATGCAAGAAATAGGTCTCCTTTCACAGCAACACAGTGGCAAGAACTTGAACTCCAAGCTCTTATATTCAAATACATGGTTGCAGGGATCCCTATCCCATCCGATCTCCTCTATAGTGTCAAAAGAAGCTTGGACTCTTCAATTTCCTCAAGGCTCTTCCTTCACCACCCCA TTTCCTGGGAATGTTTTGATGTGGGATTTGGCAGAAAAGTAGACCCAGAGCCAGGGAGGTGCAGGAGAACAGATGGGAAGAAATGGAGGTGCTCGAAGGAAGCATACCCAGATTCCAAGTACTGCGAGAGACACATGAACAGAGGCAGAAACCGTTCAAGAAAGCCTGTGGAAGTTAGCTCAACTGCAACAACCACAACAAATGTTTCACCAACCGTCTCATCAATCAACAGAAACCTTACAATAAACACCACAACTACTCCCACAACCTCTACTTTCTCTGTCTCTCCACTTTCTTCTTCTGTGAGCTCTGAAACCCATCCCAATCAGCATCCTTACCATGAGGCCACTCTTTATCCCTTCCTTTATTCAcattcctcctcctcctctagaCCTCCCGTTTCTGGTCTGTTACCTCAAAGTAACATTACCCATCAACTATTTTTGGACTCTAGATCTTATTCTCAGGCTGATAAAGATTACAG TTTTTTTCATGGAGCAAAGGAGGGTGTGGATGAGAAAGCTTTCTTCCCGGAAGCTTCAGGGACTTCCAGAAGCCTACCTGATTCATATCAGAGATCATTAACCACAGATTCCTATAAAGGTTACTCCTATACACAGTTTCAAAGCCTTACTGATAGTGCAAAGCAGCAGCAAGAGCAACATTGCTTTGTTCTGGGTACCGACTTCAGGTCACCAGGACTAGTTAAAACTGAGAATAATGTAGAAGTCCAGAAGCCGCTGCACCAATTTTTTGGAGAGTGGCCACCAAAGAACACAGATTCATGGCTTGATCTAGCATCTAATTCTAAACTCCCTACTG ATGATTGA
- the LOC122300910 gene encoding transcription initiation factor TFIID subunit 9-like isoform X2, with translation MAEGDEDLPRDAKIVKSLLKSMGVEAYEPRVIHRFLELWYRYVVDVLTDAQVYSEHAGKAAIDTGDVKLAIQSKVNFSFSQPPPREVLLELARNRNKIPLPGTIAGAGIPLPPEQDTLISPNYQLAIPKKQPSPTVEETEEDEELVDPNPSQEQRTDMPQHTPQRVSFPLMNRPK, from the exons ATGGCTGAGGGAGATGAGGATTTGCCAAGGGATGCAAAGATTGTGAAGTCACTGCTGAAATCAATGGGTGTCGAGGCCTATGAACCCCGTGTTATACACCGATTTTTAGAACTGTGGTATCGATATGTTGTCGATGTTTTAACTGATGCACAGGTGTACTCAGAGCATGCTGGTAAGGCTGCCATAGACACTGGTGATGTCAAGCTTGCTATACAGTCAAAAGTCAATTTTAGCTTCTCTCAACCACCACCAAGAGAG GTCTTACTAGAGCTGGCTCGAAATCGGAACAAAATACCATTGCCGGGGACAATAGCTGGGGCTGGTATTCCTCTCCCACCTGAGCAGGATACGCTGATCAGCCCCAACTACCAACTTGCAATCCCAAAGAAGCAACCTTCCCCAACAGTTGAAGAAACCGAGGAGGATGAAGAGCTTGTTGATCCCAATCCCTCGCAAGAACAGAGGACAGATATGCCACAGCATACTCCTCAAAGGGTCTCCTTTCCCCTCATGAACCGCCCAAAATGA